The Caproicibacterium amylolyticum genome includes the window TTTTTGTTAACCATAAGATTTTCTTTAGAAGTTACAGAGCTGCCCAGTGTGAACGGATAGAATACACCGTATGATCCAGCATCGCTCCATACTTTATACAAATTTATATTTTTTTGATATGCACTTACATCATTATACAGTGTCTGCCCTGTTGCCAAAATCAGCAAAACACTTAACGCCTTTACTGCAAAATTCAAATATAGAATACTCTTGGAACTTGATTTACCGTTCAAATTCTGGTAAATATGGCATAGATGGATTGTAAGTATGCCAATGCCAATCACTAGAAGTGCAGAGACAAGGTATGCAGCCAACGTTCCACGCATAACACGCCAAGCGTAAATAAAATCTCCGGTATAGAAGCCAACAGCAAACATCACAACAAGAACTGTCACCGCAAATACAAGAAGAACCCTTCGCAAAAGCAGCCATAGAATACGGCCTGTGGTTACACCATGCAGCTTTAAAACTGCTATGTGCTTGGATTCCCGCAATAAACTGTACAGAAGAGAAATGATCACCATCAACATGAGCATTCCATAGACACACTCAAACGGAACTTCGTCAGCGGTCATCATGGCTATTTCTTTTGAATCGCCCTGCAGTTTTTCAGCAGGAATTTTCACTTGAAATTTTTGCTGTATGTTCTTCTGCAAACTCGCTAAAAATGCTTCTTTTGTAACTCCATCCGGCAACTCAACGTAATACCGTCCGCTTCCTTTTAGCTCTGATGTCATCTGATAGAACGGTTCCAGTCGTAAACTGGTTTCCCACATGTAATTGCGCAGCAAACCAATCTGCTCTGCATTTCCGGTACTTTGCGTGGATATGAACTGCTTTACGGTTTGATTTTGAGTTTCAACCGGTGTAAACTGCCTGCCGCGTTTTATTGTAAAAGTCTTGCTGTATGGACTGTCCACGGTAATCAGGCAGTACTTAATTACCTCAAATTCAAGCTTTCCTTTTTCATCACGATTGCCCATCGTGTAATTTCTAAAAAGGTTGGTATGTGTTTCTTTTGCGGTTTTCAGTAATACAGAAAACAATTCATCCGGGTCTGAAATCTGGGCATCATCCGGTATCGAAAATTGCTGACAATATTTCTGTACATTGGTTTGAATTGTTTCCATTTCTCGGTTAGATTCCAGCAAAAAGCCAATGTACGCCTGAAATACAACCGCGATGACTATCATAACCGAAACGATTTTTTTCATATCTCATCCCGCTTTCATAAAATTTTACATCAAAAATCATTTATCTAAAAGGAAAGGCAGCAACTCTACAAAATGCAGAATTACTGCCTTTCAATTGAATCTTTATATTTTATTTTACGTCATAATAGCTTTGCCCCGTAGATCCCCAATCACCTTGAACACTGGAAAAAGAGGTCTGCTTTGGTACAGTCTAGCCGCTTTCAGCTTTAAGGGTTCCTAAGTAACAACTTGACTTGTGTACCCTAGTATCGTGATAATAATTGGACCATACCTTTTTCTGACCCCAACCTGCGATAGAGGTTCCATAGTCCCAGGAACCACCATCAACATTGACTGCCGCAAACGCTGGTGCAGCAGTTGCTGTGATCATGAGGGCTGCTGCTGCAAGAGCAACGACCCGCCTGCGAAATTCTTTAACCATAATTTTTGTACATCTCTTTTTTTTTCAGTTCAGTTAATCTTTATTTATGTAAGATCGTCAGCACTTTCCTGCAGTAAAAGTGCTGCCAGTTCACATACTGCTTAAATAACTTGTTCCTGTTTATGGAATATTACGTATTTTTTGTTTCGTACTGTACTTTCGTTATATACTGTTCCATTAAAAATTGCAATAGGAAATCGATAAGTGATAGTAAATCGGCGATAAGTGATAGTGGTTTAACCGTTTTTTTACTTATTTGTTATATAAATTGTAATTTCCACGAATTTTTTTTTCTACCAAAACAGTATTCTTTCATGCACTTAATTTTTCTCAAAACCACAGTATCCAAACAGTGCGTTTTCAGTACCATTGTTTCCGGCATACCATCTACTTGGTACTATCAAATGGATTTGCAAGTATTTACAAAGGCTGCAATCAAAGAATTGTAAATAAAAAAGACGGCCTTGCTTTGCAGTGCACAAAGTAAAGCCGTTTAAGCCTAGATTATTTTATGGCAGAAATTTTTCACCTTTATTGCTTTCGTGAAGAAGGGACCAAAATATTCAGCGTGGATTTTTGTTGGCCGTTAGTTAACCGTTGACGACCAAAGCACCGGTGACAGGTGTAATTCCGGCGTAGTTTGCGTCAGCCATTGTAAAGTTAAGAGAAGTAGTCTTTCTTTCGTTGAGTACAGCTTCAGTCTGTGACTTTTGTGCCATGGAAACAGTCTGCGGTGTTGTGATAGCATTATGGTTGGCGTCTGAACCGTTCTGTGCAACGTAAAAACCAATACCAGCAGCAGTATATGGTACATTTCCAAAAGTTGCAACGCCATTAGTAATCGCTTTTTCGACACCATAGAGGGAACCGCCAGACTGGTTACTTAGCTGCATAGCACCAGATGTGATAGAGTTACCCAGATCATCTTTCACTGTAACTTCTAGTGTACCACTGGCTGAGATGCTAAGAGCAATGGAAGTAGAAGTCGGCTCAACCGTAAATTGAGCAATGCCACCATCAGCGTAACCAGAAATTGTGGTCGAAACAAAAGAATAGGTGCCAACCGGGAGCGTAACTGGCTGGGTTGAACTGCCGTTCTGGAAGTTTATGGTATAATCGGATGCCGCCATACATTAATCTCTCCATTCATATTTATTAGCCCTGGATAGTTGGAATCAAACACTTTAAAACGGATTGGCACCGTTATTGGTGTGTACAGCATTTGAGAAAAGAGAAAGCACATATTGCAGCATTTTCCAGGACCAATATGCAGCCATTTGGTTATTCCACCGGGGTTAAGTCCAGCACGTTGAAATACTCGAACCGTATAATCGCCTGCAGGAAGTTTAAAACATGCTGTTTCAAAAGACTTCGTGTAATGCTTAATAAGCATTACATCATTTTTATCAAAAATCTGTATCCAAAAGCAGCACGGGCAGCCATACATAACCTCACATCGTATGCGTAATTCCGCTTTTAAACACCAACCTTTCCAGGCTTGAGTGTATGTGATTTACATACGCCCATATCAGGCTATGTATTGGAAACCTAAAGTGACACTGCAATATTGCATAATTAGACATATATATTCAAAAATTTCAACTATATGGTGGAGGCTTTCAAAAACAATTTGTATTTCACCTTCTTATCGATATTTTCGATAACAATTTAGCAAAAATAATCATTACCAGATAAGTACGTAAATGTGTTATACTCAGTTCAATACAAAAAAGCAAGGATGGAAAGGATTTTAGAATTATGTTGTCATCTGTTGTAGGCTACCCGCGTATCGGTGAAAAGCGAGAGTTGAAATTTGCTGTACAAGACTATTGGAAAAGTGATATTACAACAAAAGAATTGGGTGATATTGCGTTTAATCTTCGCTTAACTCATTGGGAAAAGCAAAAGTCTGCGGGAATTGATTTGATACCTTCGAATGACTTTTCTTTTTATGATACGCTGCTGGATATGGCTGTTCTGCTGGGTGCCATTCCCGTTCGGTACAAGTCCCTTGGATTGTCTACATTGGACACTATGTTTGCTATGGCACGCGGTTATCAGGGCAAAGCAGGTGACGTACATGCGCTCCCAATGAAAAAGTGGTTTGACACAAATTATCATTATATGGTTCCGGAACTTGAAAAAGATACGAAATTGACACTTGCAGGTACGAAACCTTTCGATGAATTCTTGGAAGCCAAAAAGGCTGGGATTTTGACAAAACCGGTACTGATTGGTCCGTATACTTTTTTGAAGTTGGCGTGGTATGAAAAAAATCTAAAAGCTGAAGATTTTGTAAATGATGCAGCGGCAGCTTACGCAAAAGCATTAACTCGTTTTGCAGAATTAGGTGCAGAATGGGTGCAGTTTGATGAACCTGCGTTGGTAAAAGATATGAAAACTGAAGATACAGAACTATTTACAAAGCTGTATCAGATAATGTTTTCAGTTCCAAAAGGCGGAGTAAAAGTTTTACTTCAAACTTATTTTGGAGATATACGTGACTGCTATCAGGATGTAGTATCTCTTCCTTTTGATGGTGTAGGGTTGGATTTTGCAAATGGCATACAAAGTGTTGATTTGATTCAAAAATACGGTTTCCCGGAAGATAAAATTTTGTTTGCAGGAATCATAAATGGGCGGAACATTTGGAGAAATCATTATCATAAAACCCTTTCTCTGTTAAAAACACTGCGCCAAAATGCAGCCCAGATGGCTGTTTCCACTTCCTGTTCCCTTTTGCACGTTCCTTATACGCTAAAAGGAGAAACCGTCCTTTCAAAAGAAAAGAAAGCCTACTTTTCCTTTGCGGAAGAAAAACTGACGGAACTGAAAGAACTGTCGATGTTTGCGGAGAAAAATGCTGTACAGCAGGCTGAGTACTGTAAACTGAATGAGAAGTTGTTTCAGGCAGAGCGGCCTGACATGAACAAAGCGGTTCGCGAAAAAATAGCTTCCCTGTCAGAAAAAGATTTTACGCGCATACCGAACTTTGCAGAGCGCGAAGAAATCCAGAAAAAAGTATTTGGTTTGCCTCTGTTTCCAACCACGACCATAGGCTCTTTCCCACAGACCAAAGAAATTAAATCCATGCGTGCACGTTATAGAAACAGAGAGGTTACACGTACGGAGTATACTGCTTTTTTAAAGAAACAGATTGCAGAGTGTGTTGCACTTCAGGAAGAAATTGGTCTGGACGTATTGGTTCATGGTGAATTTGAACGCAATGATATGGTAGAATATTTTGGTGACAACCTGAATGGTTTTCTGTTTACACAGAACGGCTGGGTACAGTCTTATGGCAGTCGCTGTGTAAAACCGCCGATTATTTGGGGAGATGTTTCTCGTTCTAAGCCGATTACTGTTGACTGGTCTGTGTATGCGCAGAGTTTAACGCAGAAACCGATGAAGGGTATGTTGACGGGCCCTGTTACGATTCTGAACTGGTCTTTCCCGCGTGAAGATATATCCCCCAAAGACTCTGCACTGCAGATTGCATTGGCAATTCGTGAAGAAGTGCTTGACCTTGAAGCACACGGCATCCATATTATACAAATTGACGAAGCCGCTCTGCGTGAAAAGCTTCCTTTGCGCAAAAGTGACTGGCACGAAGAATATCTGGATTGGGCAATTCCGGCATTTCGCCTTGTACACAGTGGAGTAAAAGCATCTACACAGATTCATACCCATATGTGCTACAGCGAATTTACAGATATTATTTCGGACATAGATGCAATGGATGCAGATGTCATTTCCTTTGAAGCCTCTCGCTCTGATTTAACAATTTTGGATTCTCTCGCGGGAGCAAAGTTTCAGACAGAGGTCGGCCCCGGGGTTTACGATATACATTCTCCCAGAATACCTACAGTAGAAGAAATTACAGCGGCACTGCATAAAATGCTTTCAAAACTTGATGCACACAAACTTTGGGTGAATCCAGACTGTGGTTTAAAAACACGCGGTGCTGTGGAAACCAAACCCAGTCTGTGCAATTTGGTTGCGGCTGCTAAAGCTGTCCGAAAGGAGCTGCAAAAATGATTACAAAATCCCTGTTTTACGATCATACAGTTTTCTCTTTTGAAATTTTTCCGCCAAAGCGTACTGCACCTATCAACACAGTTTACCACACACTGGAGAGCCTGCGGGAACTGTGTCCGGATTTCATTAGTGTAACTTATGGGGCTGGTGGCAGTGCAATAAATTCTGCTACTCTTCAAATTGCCACCGACATTAACCAAAAATATGGGGTCGAAAGTGTTGCCCACCTCCCCTGTCTTTACCTTTCCCGCAAGCAGGCGGTTCAGCGAGTAAAAGAGCTGACGGAAAGTGGTATTGAAAACATTTTAGCACTTCGCGGTGACGCAGTTCCCAACAAACGGCCTTTGCGCGATTTTGCACATGCAAGTGACCTGATTGCTTTTTTGAAGGGATTTGACAAATTTCATATAATGGCGGCGTGTTACCCGGAAGTACATCCAGAAGCACCAGATATGGATACGGACATTCAACATTTAAAAGAAAAAACAGATGCCGGTGCATCTCACTTGATTTCTCAGTTGTTTCTGGACAATTCCTGCTTCTACACTTTTCTGCAAAAGGTGCGGGCAGATGGAATCACGGTACCTGTGGAAGCTGGTATTATGCCAGTTATCAACAAAAAGCAGATTCAGCACATGGTTAGCTTGTGCGGTGCTTCTCTCCCTGAAAAGTTTCGGACAATGATGGACCGATATGAAGATAATCCGGAAGCAATGCGTGATGCCGGCATTGCATATGCAGTTGACCAGATTGTAGATTTGATTGCGCATGGTGTGGACGGAATTCACCTTTATACCATGAATAATCCTTTGGTAGCACACAAAATCCACGAAGCAACGAAAACCCTTTTTCAACACTAAAATAAGCAAGGCCTCCGATAAAGACTTTCATGCAAATCGGTTGCCTTGCTTTATGATAATACTTGAAAACCATCCTGTTGCAGAATTCCTTTGAGTTTCTGCAAATAATGAGCGGCCGGTCTGCTTAATTTCGCTTTCGGATTATAAATCCAACCTATCTGCATCTGTTCATTGCTTTTCAGGGGAACAGAAATAATTGAATTTCCATTGAGGGTGCTGTTAAGTACGCCTGAACAAAGCGTATATCCATTTAAGCCAATCAGCAGATTAAAAAGAGTTGCGCGGTCACTGACATAGATACTTTTAGCCGCTTCTTCTGTACTGAGAATTTCTTCCGAGTAGTAAAAAGAATTGTGCTCTCCCTGCTCAAACGAAAGACGCGGAAAAGGTGCCAAATCCTGCAGGGTAAGCATTTTTTGCTCTGCGAGCGGATGGTGGCAGTTTAGAAAAACGTGCGGTCGGGCATTAAACAGCGGACAAAAAACCAAATGTTTCTCTTTCAGTAGTTTTAAAAGCACATTGCGGTTAAAGTCATTTAAGTATAAAATCCCCAATTCACTGCGAAATGTACTGACATCCTCAATAATATCATGTGTACGTGTTTCACGCAGTGTAAATTTATATTCTTCTGAGTCTGCTTCTTGAATTAGTGCAACAAAGGCTTCTACTGCAAAAGCATAATGCTGTGTGGAAATCGCGCACAGCTGTTTTTGGGGTGGACGGTTCAAGTAGCGCTGTTCCAGCAGCTCGGTTTGCTCTAAAATTTGTCTGGCGTAAGAAAGAAACTCAGCACCTTCTGCAGTTAATGAAATTCCATGCGGTGTACGATTAAAGATTTCGATATGAAATTCATTTTCCAGTTCCTTAACGGCACTGGAAAGTGTGGATTGTGCAGTATAAAGTTGATGTGCAGCTTCATTAAAGGAGCCACAGTTAATAATTTTTGAAATATAGCGAAGCTGCTGAAGTGTCATTTTGGTTACTCCAATGCGGTTTTATACTCGGACTTTGGTATCATGTCCCTTCATAACTTCTGCATTTAATCAAGCAGCAGCGAATGGGCGTTTTATTGAATAGTTTATTTAAAATTCATTATAACACAGGGCCAATAGGATTCCTACAATTTTAATGGTGGAATAATGTTGGTTAATTGTAAAATCAAATTGAACATATAGAAAAATCCATAGTGATTGGATTACTGTTAGAATAGAGTTCTCACACAACACTCTGACAGAAGGAGCCAATTACCATGGACAAGCCTTATTCTATCACAGAATTGGAAGAACGTAAACGAGGGCAGCATTTAGGTTCAGAAGAACGTGGCGCGATTGAGAGATTAAAGCGAATTGGACTTTCAAACCGAGCCATTGCTCGAGAGATAAACTGCTATATCTGTGCGGCCGGAAGAAAGCTCACTTTCCACCGGGAAAACACAGAGCGCAGCTGGCAGGGACATTCTGACGGGCGTATTACCGCTGCAGCAGCTGTGCAGGCTGTCCGTGTCGTTCAGCCTGCTGCAAAGCAAAGGGCGACAGACCAAAAGAACTGCAAATTAAAACAGATTTACTCCGGCTAAGTGACTAAATCCAGAAAGGGCATCGAAACCGAACGGGGAATCAAGCTTTGGGTCAACCATTCTGTTCAAGTAAAAGGGGCCTTTGGTGTACTGAAAAGCGACCGCAGATTCAAACGGGTTCTCACCTGGGGACGAACCAATATTTCAACGGAACTTTACCTTCTGTGCATGGGCTGCAGCTTAAACAAGCTGTGGGCAAAATGCAACACCGGAAGGCTGAAAACGCATTTGTTCTGCCTTCAAAAAGAATAAATTCCGAAAAAACAAAAAATGATGGAAGCGTCGGCTGCTCTGAAAAGTGCAGGCACTGCACTGCCGTGCCATTTAATACTTTCTTTCACTCTCTTTTTCGCGAAAATACCGACAGGATGCCCTTATTAACGCAAAAATAGGGCTGTTGCAAAATGAAAATTTTGCAACAGCCCCTTTCTTTTAGTTATTCTTTTTCTGTACAATCGAGCATCCAGCGAATAGCTTCCTCAAGGTGCCTATTCCAGTAATACCAGTCATGGCTGCCTTCCTCCTCCTGATACAGGAAAGGATAATTTTCTTTGTTTAAAAAGTCACGCAGCTCATGAATCTTCTCAATCAAGAAATCGCTTTTTCCAACTGTAAGGTAAAACGGGACAAGAGCTTTTTGAGCAGCCTTTAGCTGCATAATTAGGTATTCTGGATCTGAAACACTGTTTTTTAGCTTTTTGAGGTCACCAAAAACGGTTTGGTAATACTCGTAATTTGCAATCCTGGTTTCATCCTCCTGCTGGAACTGTGCTAGGGAATTGATAATAACAGCCGGCGAAAACAACAACGCTTTGCTGTACTTTTCTGGATAAGTCAAAGCAGTATGTTCTGCACCGAAGCCGCCCATGGACGCACCGCCTATAAAAACATCTTCCTTTTTGCGTGAAAGATGAAACGTGTTTTCGATAAAGTCCGGCAGCTCTTCTCCAATAAAGCGACAGTAAGCAAAGCCGGTTCCCTGACGGTCAAGGTAAAAGTTGTTTCCGCCGTTCGGCAATACAACTGCCAAATTGTACTTTTCAGCCAGCTGCAGAATGTCTGTTTTAAAAAGCCAATCTTTACTGCAGTCTGAATAGCCGTGAAGAAGATACAGCGTTTTTGTTAAACGGCTGTAGTGTACATTCCCGTCTTTTAACCAAGAATCAACGTCACTTGGAATGATTACATCTACGTTTGTTCTTTTTGATAATGCGTTTGAATGGAAAGTACCCTGAAATACTGCCATTTTGATTCTCCTTATTCTAGTTCAAATGCACCGGTGTAAAGTTGATAATACCTGCCCTTTTTCTCAATTAACTGTTCATGGTTTCCGCGTTCAATAATGCGGCCGTGGTCAAGTACCATGATGACATCTGCATTTTGGACGGTGGAAAGGCGGTGTGCAATTACAAAGACTGTACGGCCTTTCATCAAAGCGTCCATACCCTTTTGTACAATCGCTTCTGTGCGGGTATCAATGGAAGAAGTAGCTTCGTCCAGAATCATAACTGGTGGGTCGGCAACCGCTGCCCTTGCGATGGAAATCAACTGGCGCTGCCCCTGGGAAAGGCCGCCGCCGTCCCCTTCTAATACAGTTTGATACCCGTCCGGCAGCATGCGGATAAAGCCGTCTGCATTGGCAAGCTTTGCTGCTTTGATACATTCTTCGTCGGAAGCATCCAGCTTACCATAGCGAATGTTATCCATTACCGTACCGGTAAAAAGATTGACTTCCTGCAGCACAACGCCGAGAGAATGGCGCAAATCTGGTTTTTTGATTTTGTTGATATTGATGTCATCGTAACGGATTTTACCGTCTGCAATGTCGTAGAAACGGTTAATCAGATTCGTAATCGTTGTTTTACCGGCACCGGTTGCACCGACCAAGGCAACCTTTTGACCGGGCTCTGCATAAAGTGTGACATTATGCAGAACAATTTTATTTTCTTCATAACCAAAGTCAACGTCATCAAAGATAATTTTACCCTGCATTTTGGTATAGGTAAGGGTACCGTTACTATGTGGATGCTTCCATGCCCAGATATCTGTCCTTTCCGGACATTCTACCAGCTTACCGTTTTCTTCTTTGGCATTGACCAAAGTGACATAGCCGTCATCCGTTTCACTTGTTTCATCCAGAAATTTAAAAATTCTGGATGCACCTGCGAGTGCCATAACAACCATGTTTAGCTGCATGGAAACCTGCCCCATTGGATTGATAAAGCTTCTGGAAAGCGTAAGGAATGCAACAATGGTGCCAATGGTCAGTATATTCACACCGGTTAGGGACAAATTGTTGATTCCGGCAATTCCGGCGAAACCACCAATGACTGCCAGCAATACATACAGCAGAAATCCCATATTGTTGACAACTGGCATGGTAATATTGGCAAAGGTGTTTGCTTTTGCTGCGCTGTCGCAAAGTGCTTCGTTTTTCTTATCGAAAGCTTTTTTGGTTTCTTCTTCATGGCAGAATACCTTTACAACTTTTTGACCATTGATCATTTCTTCAATGTAGCCATCAACATCACCGAGGTCATTTTGTTGTTTGACAAAGTATTTGCTGCTTTTTCCTACAATTATTTTAATTGTTTTCAGCAGCAAAACTGTAAAGACAGCGACAAATACGGTAAGTCCTACACTCAGATAAAGCATGGAAACAAAGACTGCAACAATCGTAACAATAGAAGAAATAATTTGCGGCAGGCTCTGTGAAATCATTTGCCGCAACGTGTCAGTATCATTGGTGTAATAACTCATAATATCGCCGTGTGTATGTGTGTCAAAATACTTTAAAGGCAATGTCTGCATATGAGAAAACATGGTGTCACGGATGCGCTTTAATGTACCCTGTGCAACAACGACCATTGCCTTGTTGTAGAAAAGTGTTGCCAGTACACCAATCAGATAAATAATACCCATTGTCAGAAGTGCAGAAATCAAGCCCGTAAAGTTTGGGTTTTCTTTGCCAATCATCGGCATGATATACTGGTCAATCAGAGTTTGTAAAAACAGTGAAGAAGCTGCACTGACTGCCGCACTGATGAAAATACAGATAACAACGAGTACTAATTGTACTTTATATTTACTCATATAGGAAAGGAGCCGTTTGATTGTGCCGGGGCGAATCGCATCCAGCGGAAGTTTCTTTTTCGTTTTTGCGTTTTCTTTCTTATTCATGTGTGGTTCCTCCTTTCCCCTGTGATTCATATACTTCTCTGTAAATGTCAGAAGTTTTCAGAAGTTCCTCATGGCTGCCGAAAGCTGTGACCTGCCCGTCGTCCAGAACGATGATTTTATCAGCATCCTGTACAGAGGAAATTCGTTGTGCAATAATAAATTTTGTTGTATCTGGAATTTCCTCCTTGAATGCACTGCGGATTAGAGCATCTGTTTTCGTATCAACAGCACTGGTGGAATCATCCAGAATCAAAATCTTCGGCTTTTTCAGAAGTGCACGCGCAATGCAGAGGCGCTGCTTTTGACCACCGGAAACATTGGTGCCGCCTTGGTCAATATAGGTATCATATTTGTCAGGAAATTCATTAATAAATCCGTCAGCCTGGGCCAGCTTACAGGCCTTTACAATCTGCTCGTCAGTGGCTTCTTTATTACCCCAACGAAGGTTGTCTTTGATAGTACCGGAAAACAGTGTGTTTTTCTGTAGCACCATAGCAACCTGATTGCGTAAAGTTTTAATGTCATAGTTTCGTACATCAACACCGCCAACGGTAACATGGCCGGATGTAACGTCATAAAGACGCGGAATCAACTGAACTAAACTGGATTTAGAGGAACCGGTTCCACCAATAATGCCGATTGTTTCACCAGATTTGATATTGAGATTGACTTTGCAAAGAACGGGTTTTTCTGCTTTTCTCGAATAGGAGAAGTTAACATCTTCAAAAGTAACAGAGCCATCCTTGACTTCCATCACTGGATTTTCACAGTTATGCAGACTACTTTGCTCGCTGAGCACTTCCACAATACGTTCTGCAGAAGCACGAGAAATAATAATCATCACAAACACCATTGACAGCATCATTAAGCTCATCAGAATCTGCATGGTGTAAGTAATCAAGCTAGTCAGGTCACCAGTGGTCAGGCCAACTGCAGGATTGTTACCACTGGAAACAATTGCCTGTGCGCTGAGCCATGAAATTAGGATCATTGCTGCATAAACGCATACCTGCATTAGCGGCATATTGAAAGCCAAAATGCCTTCTGCTTTTGAAAAGTCTGCAAAAATTTTCTTGGAAATTTGCTGAAACTTCGTTTCTTCATGTTCTTCTCGTATAAAAGATTTAACTACGCGAATACCGTGCAGATTTTCCTGCACAACACCGTTTAACTTATCGTAAGTCTTAAATACACGTTCAAAAATCGGATGCACATAGGCTGCGATGAAGAACAGTCCAAAGCCCAAAACGGGAATAATCACTAGAAAGATAACTGAAATATTGTGGCTAACCCGAAATGCCATAATCAACGCACAAATCATGATAATAGGAGCCCGAATTGCCATGCGAATCACCATCATGAATGCATTTTGTACATTGGTAATATCCGTAGTCAGACGGGTAACAATACTGGCTGTGGAAAATTTATCAATGTTGAAAAAAGAAAATTTTTGCACATTATAGTACATATCATGCCGCAGGTTTTTGGCAAAGCCTGCGGAAGCTGTTGCAGCT containing:
- a CDS encoding ABC transporter ATP-binding protein — encoded protein: MNKKENAKTKKKLPLDAIRPGTIKRLLSYMSKYKVQLVLVVICIFISAAVSAASSLFLQTLIDQYIMPMIGKENPNFTGLISALLTMGIIYLIGVLATLFYNKAMVVVAQGTLKRIRDTMFSHMQTLPLKYFDTHTHGDIMSYYTNDTDTLRQMISQSLPQIISSIVTIVAVFVSMLYLSVGLTVFVAVFTVLLLKTIKIIVGKSSKYFVKQQNDLGDVDGYIEEMINGQKVVKVFCHEEETKKAFDKKNEALCDSAAKANTFANITMPVVNNMGFLLYVLLAVIGGFAGIAGINNLSLTGVNILTIGTIVAFLTLSRSFINPMGQVSMQLNMVVMALAGASRIFKFLDETSETDDGYVTLVNAKEENGKLVECPERTDIWAWKHPHSNGTLTYTKMQGKIIFDDVDFGYEENKIVLHNVTLYAEPGQKVALVGATGAGKTTITNLINRFYDIADGKIRYDDININKIKKPDLRHSLGVVLQEVNLFTGTVMDNIRYGKLDASDEECIKAAKLANADGFIRMLPDGYQTVLEGDGGGLSQGQRQLISIARAAVADPPVMILDEATSSIDTRTEAIVQKGMDALMKGRTVFVIAHRLSTVQNADVIMVLDHGRIIERGNHEQLIEKKGRYYQLYTGAFELE
- a CDS encoding ABC transporter ATP-binding protein gives rise to the protein MIKKLLGSIREYKKDALLAPAFVTVEAVLEIVIPTLMAYLIDYGINKNNMSFILEVGLALVLCAGISLLFGVLAGKKAATASAGFAKNLRHDMYYNVQKFSFFNIDKFSTASIVTRLTTDITNVQNAFMMVIRMAIRAPIIMICALIMAFRVSHNISVIFLVIIPVLGFGLFFIAAYVHPIFERVFKTYDKLNGVVQENLHGIRVVKSFIREEHEETKFQQISKKIFADFSKAEGILAFNMPLMQVCVYAAMILISWLSAQAIVSSGNNPAVGLTTGDLTSLITYTMQILMSLMMLSMVFVMIIISRASAERIVEVLSEQSSLHNCENPVMEVKDGSVTFEDVNFSYSRKAEKPVLCKVNLNIKSGETIGIIGGTGSSKSSLVQLIPRLYDVTSGHVTVGGVDVRNYDIKTLRNQVAMVLQKNTLFSGTIKDNLRWGNKEATDEQIVKACKLAQADGFINEFPDKYDTYIDQGGTNVSGGQKQRLCIARALLKKPKILILDDSTSAVDTKTDALIRSAFKEEIPDTTKFIIAQRISSVQDADKIIVLDDGQVTAFGSHEELLKTSDIYREVYESQGKGGTTHE